From Camelus dromedarius isolate mCamDro1 chromosome 23, mCamDro1.pat, whole genome shotgun sequence, a single genomic window includes:
- the LOC105086546 gene encoding olfactory receptor 6Y1: MITMVLEGDNHTVTTHFILLGFPTPPAFQLLLFFVFLATYLLTLLENFLIILAIRSDGQLHKPMYFFLSNLSFLEMWYVTVISPRMLGDFLSHSKTISFNGCMTQLYFFVTFVCTEYILLAVMAFDRYVAICNPLRYPVIMTKQLCGTLAGGCWFCGLITAMIKMVFIARLHYCGTPHINHYFCDISPLLNVSCEDSSRAELVDFFLALMVIAVPLCVVVASYTTILTTILRIPSAQGRQKAFSTCASHLTVVILFYSTTLFTYTRPKLMYAYSSNKLVSVLYTVIVPLLNPIIYCLRNREVKAALKKTILCKRRGPREDGAWVN; encoded by the coding sequence ATGATCACCATGGTTCTGGAAGGAGATAACCATACAGTGACAACACATTTCATTCTTCTGGGATTTCCAACACCGCCAGCCTTTCAGCTGCtcctcttctttgttttcctggCAACCTACCTGCTCACCCTTCTGGAGAACTTTCTAATCATCCTAGCCATTCGCAGTGACGGGCAGTTACACAagcccatgtacttcttcctgaGCAACCTCTCTTTCCTGGAGATGTGGTATGTCACCGTCATCAGCCCCAGGATGCTGGGAGACTTCCTCAGCCACAGCAAGACCATTTCCTTCAATGGCTGCATGACTCAGCTTTACTTCTTTGTGACCTTTGTCTGCACCGAGTACATCCTCCTCGCCGTCATGGCCTTTGACCGCTACGTAGCCATATGCAATCCACTTCGGTACCCCGTCATCATGACCAAACAGCTTTGTGGCACACTGGCTGGGGGATGCTGGTTCTGTGGACTTATAACTGCCATGATTAAGATGGTTTTCATAGCTCGACTCCACTACTGTGGCACGCCTCATATCAATCACTACTTCTGTGATATTTCTCCCCTTCTCAATGTCTCCTGTGAGGACTCCTCACGGGCTGAGCTAGTGGACTTCTTCCTGGCCCTCATGGTCATTGCTGTTCCCCTTTGTGTAGTGGTAGCATCTTACACCACCATTCTCACCACCATCCTCAGGATCCCTTCTGCTCAGGGACGTCAAAAGGCATTTTCCACCTGTGCCTCTCACCTGACAGTTGTAATTCTCTTCTATTCCACGACTCTGTTCACTTACACCCGCCCTAAGCTTATGTATGCCTACAGTTCCAACAAGTTGGTGTCTGTGCTCTACACTGTCATTGTCCCACTCCTCAACCCCATTATTTACTGCCTGAGAAACCGTGAAGTAAAGGCAGCACTCAAGAAGACCATACTTTGCAAAAGAAGGGGACCCAGGGAAGATGGGGCTTgggttaattaa
- the LOC105086545 gene encoding LOW QUALITY PROTEIN: olfactory receptor 10R2-like (The sequence of the model RefSeq protein was modified relative to this genomic sequence to represent the inferred CDS: inserted 1 base in 1 codon), which produces MRVCHIYFSFPNLQQPSASNELLGNLGFIRCQLIANINPGDQVNLTNLSSVAEFLLLAFSSLGEIQLTLFAVLLCLYVIILSGNITMVTVVHLDRSLHLHMYCVLGILSIPETCCTFVVLPKLLINLLFLLRTVSFMNCATQLFFSLGFAVTNCMLLGVMGYDCYAAIHHPLRYSVLMSWQVCGQPAAIVLXTGFLFSPIGSLLVFELPFCGPNKINHYFCDISPVIWLVCTGTYINESVIFIGGILALTVLLTFICISYGFIARTILRIPSCHCIYKHACTTTILIFLFIPVTVGIVLIVIKVKSNW; this is translated from the exons ATGCGGGTTTGCCACATTTACTTCTCTTTTCCTAATTTGCAACAGCCTTCAGCTTCTAATGAGCTACTAGGCAACCTGGGATTCATTCGTTGCCAACTAATTGCCAAT ATCAATCCTGGGGACCAAGTCAACCTAACTAATCTCTCCTCTGTCGCAGAGTTCCTGTTGTTGGCATTCTCCAGCCTTGGAGAAATCCAGCTCACGCTCTTTGCTGTTCTTCTGTGCTTATATGTGATTATCCTGAGTGGGAACATCACCATGGTCACTGTCGTCCACCTGGATCGCAGCCTCCACTTACACATGTACTGCGTCCTAGGGATTCTTTCCATCCCTGAGACGTGTTGCACCTTTGTTGTCCTGCCCAAGCTGCTCATAAACCTGTTGTTTCTGCTCAGAACAGTCTCATTTATGAACTGTGCCACTCAGCTGTTTTTCTCCCTCGGTTTTGCTGTCACTAATTGCATGCTACTGGGTGTCATGGGCTACGACTGCTATGCTGCCATCCATCATCCACTTCGCTACTCTGTCCTTATGAGCTGGCAGGTATGTGGACAACCGGCAGCCATCGTGC TGACTGGTTTTTTGTTCTCACCGATAGGCTCCCTCTTAGTCTTTGAACTACCTTTCTGTGGCCCCAACAAGATCAACCACTACTTCTGTGACATCTCACCAGTTATCTGGCTTGTCTGTACCGGTACCTACATAAATGAATCGGTCATCTTCATTGGTGGAATTCTAGCACTCACGGTCCTCCTGACTTTTATTTGCATCTCGTATGGCTTCATTGCTCGTACCATCCTGAGGATCCCATCTTGTCATTGTATTTACAAACATGCTTGTACGACAactattctaatatttttattcattcctgTAACAGTAGGAATAGTCCTAATTGtaataaaagtgaaaagtaaTTGGTAA